From Paenibacillus graminis:
TTACAACAAGATGAATGAAATTAAGCCCCATCTGAACTGGGCGAAACGTGTCTTACTACGATCTCAAATATACGGGGTGTTACATGAACAACAGCATTTTGTCGGATTATTGCCCGAGAACGAATACACACACGTTTAATATTGTTGAGAACCTGCAGGTTACGGTAACTGAAACCTCCAACCCTTTTCAAATTCCGGTCCACGCCTTGTTCGCGATGGCGGCCCGGATTAATAAGAAACGCTCATTTCTGTTTGTCAGCAAGGTGCTCGGGAAGCATATCCCAGTCAATCCGTATACTCCGCTGCTCAGCGGTGCCGCGCTGGCACTACTGCTCTATCAGGAGATGGGCGGAGAGGCGGCGGACGGCGGACGGATGGACAAGCTGCTAAATCAAGCCGTTCACGGACTGATTCATCCGGAGCATGCAGAGGCGGCCTACCGTGATCTGCTGGATGCCCGGCTGGTTCTCCCGGAGCGTGTTTTGTTTATCGGCTTTGCCGAGACCGCAACAGCCCTGGGCCACAGCATGTACCATATGTTTGCCAAAGGTGCATCCTATATTCATACTACCCGTGAAGACATACCGGAACTTGTATCAGTGGTCAGCTTTGAGGAAGAGCATTCCCATGCGGTTGATCATTTATGTTATGCCCTGAATGCTGAGCTGCTGTCCGGGGAAGATCCTGTGGTGCTGGTAGATGATGAAATTACTACCGGCAATACGGCGGTCAATACCATTCGTGATATCCAGTCCAAGTTTCCGCGCAAGGAATATGTGGTTGCTTCCCTTCTCGATTGGCGCAGCAGCGCCAACATTCAGGCTTACCGTGATCTGGAGCAGGAGTTGGGTATCCGCATCAGGGCTTTAAGCTTGCTGCAGGGGACAATTGAAGTGAAAGGCACGCCTCAGCTGAGCCTGGTAGAGGTTGGGGCGAAGCCCTCCATTGCCACTGAAGCTCCGGTGATCCTCACCTATGTGCAGGACGGCCTGGAGCGGCTGAACGTGACCTCCTCAGACTCCTCTGGAGAGATCAACCCGTCACCTTATCTGAAGCACAGCGGACGGTTCGGGTTAGAGTCAGAGGATAACAAGCGGTTGGATCAAGGGATTGCACAGGCAGCTGCACAGCTTCGCGGGCACCGTGAAGGGGGAACTGCACTCGTGCTTGGAGTCGGCGAGTTCATGTATCTGCCGATGAGAATCGCGGCGGAGATGGGGGAAGGGGTCAGGTATCAGTCCTCGACCCGCAGCCCGATCCACCCCGAACGGCGATCCGATTACGGCGTCCACAGTGCGGCAGCCTATCCGTCAGCCGTGGACCCGGGGATTACCAATTATATCTACAACGTGGAACCTGGCCAATATGATGAGATTTTTGTGCTTCTTGAGCGTGACGTGCCCCGCCGGAGGATTGAACCGATGACGGATATTCTGAAGCGGCTGGCGGGGAGCAAGGTGCATCTTGTTGTCCTGGCCTCTGATTCAGAAGAGGGAGGTTTGACCGGATGAAGGGAACAGATCTGGACAACATCATGAATAAAAAAATTGCGCCGCCTGTGGCGCTGGGCAGCTATCGTCCGTCTGATGTTACGTTTCTGCTTAAGGATCTCAGTGATGTGCATTTGGAGCGCGGGACCACT
This genomic window contains:
- a CDS encoding phosphoribosyltransferase family protein produces the protein MAARINKKRSFLFVSKVLGKHIPVNPYTPLLSGAALALLLYQEMGGEAADGGRMDKLLNQAVHGLIHPEHAEAAYRDLLDARLVLPERVLFIGFAETATALGHSMYHMFAKGASYIHTTREDIPELVSVVSFEEEHSHAVDHLCYALNAELLSGEDPVVLVDDEITTGNTAVNTIRDIQSKFPRKEYVVASLLDWRSSANIQAYRDLEQELGIRIRALSLLQGTIEVKGTPQLSLVEVGAKPSIATEAPVILTYVQDGLERLNVTSSDSSGEINPSPYLKHSGRFGLESEDNKRLDQGIAQAAAQLRGHREGGTALVLGVGEFMYLPMRIAAEMGEGVRYQSSTRSPIHPERRSDYGVHSAAAYPSAVDPGITNYIYNVEPGQYDEIFVLLERDVPRRRIEPMTDILKRLAGSKVHLVVLASDSEEGGLTG